The Desulfobacterales bacterium genome has a segment encoding these proteins:
- a CDS encoding PAS domain S-box protein, with the protein MNATHVKKENQGAKTSLRGRLTQLEKLCEHQKQTIAELLESKKRHRAVLDNIEEGYFEVDLAGNMLFFNDSLCRITGYTRETLMGVNNREYTTPETSERMYKVFNSIYRTGNPVDITDYEIIKRDGTRCFLELSTSLILNTAMQPIGFRGVARDVSERKQAIETLRKSEEKFKKLYDESKRSEELYRSLLQSSADAIVICGLDAKTIYISPAFTRIFGWKLNELVGKPLPFISATDVDVTHAAIQQIIETGKSVQNLATRTTTKHQCFVDINISGSRYNDHESRPAGILLIIRDTSAQKKLEDQLLHSQKMEAIGTLAGGIAHDFNNLLMGIQGRTSLILMNGDTSPRAYEHLKGIEDYVKNAADLTRQILGFARGGKYEVKTINLNELISKSANMFGRTKKEINIETKFQADVWTVEVDPGQIEQALLNMYVNAWQAMPGGGTLSLETKNLTLDDAFTAPYQVKSGEYVMVSVTDTGEGIDKNIQKRIFDPFFTTKEVGRGTGLGLSSTYGIIQNHNGIIEVNSIKGEGTTFNIYLPASDSSIVRENQTMGSILMGNETILLVDDEEMIVEIGEEILEKLGYTVLSARSGQESIEIYQKNKEAINLIILDMIMPGMSGKETYEALKGLNSGVKILLSSGYSMKDQTTRILENGCDGFIQKPFSIKDLSRKLREILDQKGECE; encoded by the coding sequence ATGAACGCGACACATGTAAAAAAAGAAAATCAGGGCGCCAAGACTTCTCTTCGCGGCCGTCTCACCCAGCTTGAGAAGTTATGTGAGCACCAGAAGCAAACCATTGCCGAACTGCTGGAAAGCAAAAAAAGACACCGGGCTGTTCTGGACAACATCGAAGAAGGATATTTCGAAGTCGACCTTGCCGGCAATATGCTTTTCTTTAACGATTCCCTGTGTAGAATAACCGGATATACACGGGAGACCCTGATGGGGGTAAACAACCGCGAGTACACCACTCCCGAAACTTCAGAACGGATGTATAAGGTTTTTAACAGCATTTATCGCACCGGCAATCCCGTCGACATTACGGACTATGAGATCATCAAAAGGGATGGAACCCGGTGTTTCCTGGAGCTGTCAACCTCCCTTATCCTGAACACGGCGATGCAGCCGATCGGTTTCAGGGGTGTCGCCAGGGATGTCAGCGAAAGGAAACAGGCGATAGAGACGCTGCGCAAGAGCGAGGAAAAATTTAAAAAACTCTATGACGAATCGAAACGGTCGGAAGAATTATACCGTTCGTTGCTACAGTCATCCGCCGATGCCATAGTCATCTGCGGCCTCGATGCGAAGACAATTTACATCAGCCCGGCTTTTACCCGGATTTTCGGCTGGAAGTTAAACGAACTCGTCGGGAAGCCGTTACCGTTCATTTCGGCCACCGATGTTGACGTTACCCATGCGGCCATCCAGCAGATTATTGAGACCGGGAAGAGTGTCCAAAACCTGGCAACACGGACGACCACAAAGCATCAATGCTTTGTCGACATCAATATCAGCGGCTCCCGTTATAACGATCATGAGAGCCGACCGGCTGGAATACTCCTTATCATTCGGGACACATCCGCCCAAAAAAAACTGGAAGACCAGTTGTTGCATTCCCAGAAGATGGAGGCCATCGGCACACTGGCCGGCGGGATCGCACATGATTTTAACAATCTTCTGATGGGCATTCAAGGACGTACTTCCTTGATTCTGATGAACGGCGATACGTCTCCCCGGGCATATGAGCACCTGAAAGGGATCGAGGATTACGTAAAAAATGCGGCTGATCTGACCCGACAGATTTTGGGGTTTGCCCGGGGAGGCAAATACGAGGTCAAAACGATAAATTTAAATGAATTGATTTCAAAAAGTGCCAACATGTTCGGACGTACCAAAAAAGAGATCAACATTGAAACAAAATTTCAAGCGGATGTCTGGACGGTGGAAGTGGATCCGGGTCAAATCGAACAGGCCCTGTTGAATATGTATGTCAATGCCTGGCAGGCAATGCCCGGCGGCGGGACCTTGAGTCTTGAAACCAAAAACCTGACATTGGACGACGCTTTCACCGCACCCTATCAGGTGAAATCCGGAGAATACGTCATGGTCAGCGTAACGGATACCGGTGAGGGCATTGATAAAAACATTCAAAAGCGCATATTCGACCCCTTCTTTACCACCAAAGAAGTGGGGCGGGGAACCGGCCTTGGGCTTTCCTCCACCTATGGAATCATCCAAAACCACAACGGCATTATTGAAGTGAACAGCATCAAGGGTGAAGGGACCACTTTCAACATTTATCTGCCGGCATCCGATAGCAGCATCGTCAGAGAAAACCAAACGATGGGGTCCATTTTAATGGGAAACGAAACGATCCTTCTCGTTGACGATGAAGAAATGATTGTGGAAATCGGCGAAGAGATCCTCGAAAAGCTGGGCTACACGGTACTATCGGCGCGCAGCGGACAGGAGTCCATAGAAATATACCAGAAAAACAAAGAAGCAATCAACCTGATCATCCTGGATATGATCATGCCCGGCATGAGCGGTAAAGAAACCTATGAAGCTCTCAAGGGCTTGAATTCCGGAGTAAAAATATTGCTTTCGAGCGGATACAGCATGAAGGATCAGACCACCCGAATCCTGGAAAACGGCTGCGATGGTTTTATTCAAAAACCATTCAGCATTAAAGATCTGTCGCGCAAATTGCGGGAAATTTTGGATCAGAAAGGGGAATGTGAATGA
- a CDS encoding helix-turn-helix domain-containing protein encodes MEDRWLSVDEIADHLGIKRDTVYKWISERQMPGHKIGRLWKFNKKEVDEWVKSGGAGEKEQAG; translated from the coding sequence ATGGAAGACCGATGGCTTTCCGTGGATGAGATTGCGGATCATCTCGGCATCAAGCGGGATACGGTTTACAAGTGGATCAGCGAACGGCAGATGCCGGGTCACAAGATCGGTCGGCTCTGGAAGTTCAACAAGAAAGAAGTGGACGAATGGGTGAAGTCGGGCGGAGCCGGCGAAAAGGAGCAAGCTGGATGA
- a CDS encoding nucleotidyltransferase family protein, whose product MNNNQKDKIEILRIIGGMRTELAERFTVKRIGVFGSFARGDERLESDVDIVVELADPTFDHYMDLKFHLEEVLRRPVDLVMADTVKPRLKPIIEREIVYA is encoded by the coding sequence ATGAATAATAACCAAAAAGATAAGATCGAGATTCTACGAATCATCGGGGGGATGCGTACTGAACTCGCCGAGCGGTTCACTGTGAAACGTATCGGTGTTTTCGGATCGTTTGCCAGAGGCGATGAAAGACTTGAAAGCGATGTGGATATTGTTGTGGAGTTGGCGGACCCGACGTTTGATCATTACATGGATCTTAAGTTTCATTTAGAAGAGGTTTTAAGGCGTCCGGTGGATTTGGTGATGGCCGATACGGTCAAGCCTCGCCTTAAGCCGATCATCGAACGGGAGATCGTCTATGCATAG